In Candidatus Bathyarchaeia archaeon, a genomic segment contains:
- the hisS gene encoding histidine--tRNA ligase: MSETQFTLPRGMRDIDPEEMSRRIWLTDKIRQVLWNYGFQMLEPSPVENLETLEAKSGQAVRDEIYWFKDKAERNLGLRFDLTVGMTRMVANRFDLPEPIKISCIGGVWRYDEPQFARYRYHTQWDAEIYGVADPSADAEIISLGSDILESVGLKEHIIKISNRKLVEGFLRGLGIQSQNELDQLIRIIDKMGKIGSEQAEREFTGAGLSKDKVKRILGFADIGGNPDEVLGELESKLPKSEMTHQGFKELSGTVNRVASLGKKTKIKIDLGIVRGISYYDGTVFEAYDKEGEDVGAIFGGGRFDKLCKIYGKRDMPATGVAGGFERLMLSLERKDLFPNVQQGPQVFVATVNESVWNEAVRLAQGLRGQNIRTDHDLKQRPLSKQLEYADSLKVRISLVLGPREIKEGSVRMKDMKTGEEKTVKLSSAIDEVQNALQ, from the coding sequence TTGTCAGAGACACAATTCACTCTTCCGCGGGGAATGAGGGACATTGACCCGGAGGAAATGTCCCGCAGGATATGGCTAACAGACAAGATACGGCAGGTGCTCTGGAACTATGGCTTCCAGATGCTCGAGCCCAGCCCTGTAGAAAACCTCGAAACCCTCGAGGCAAAATCGGGCCAAGCAGTCAGGGACGAAATCTACTGGTTCAAAGACAAAGCGGAACGAAACCTCGGACTACGATTCGACCTCACAGTAGGCATGACCCGAATGGTCGCAAACCGGTTCGACCTCCCTGAACCGATCAAGATCTCATGCATCGGCGGCGTATGGCGTTACGACGAACCACAATTCGCCCGATACAGATACCACACGCAATGGGATGCCGAGATCTACGGAGTTGCCGACCCATCGGCCGACGCAGAGATCATCTCTCTTGGCTCCGACATCCTAGAGTCAGTGGGCCTCAAAGAGCACATCATCAAGATCAGCAACCGCAAACTCGTCGAAGGCTTCCTACGCGGTCTAGGAATACAGTCCCAGAATGAACTCGACCAACTGATCAGGATAATCGACAAGATGGGAAAAATAGGATCCGAACAGGCAGAGCGAGAATTCACCGGAGCCGGCCTCTCCAAAGACAAGGTCAAACGAATCCTCGGCTTCGCCGACATTGGCGGAAACCCAGATGAAGTCCTGGGGGAGCTGGAGAGCAAACTGCCCAAAAGCGAGATGACCCACCAGGGCTTCAAAGAACTCTCCGGAACAGTGAACCGCGTGGCATCCCTCGGAAAAAAGACAAAGATCAAGATCGACCTCGGAATAGTCCGTGGAATAAGCTACTACGACGGAACAGTCTTCGAAGCCTACGACAAGGAGGGAGAGGATGTGGGCGCGATCTTCGGAGGAGGACGTTTCGACAAATTGTGCAAGATCTATGGAAAGCGAGACATGCCAGCGACGGGAGTCGCAGGGGGCTTCGAACGACTCATGCTGTCTCTAGAGCGAAAAGACCTCTTCCCTAACGTCCAACAAGGCCCGCAGGTCTTCGTAGCCACAGTGAACGAAAGCGTTTGGAACGAAGCCGTAAGACTCGCCCAAGGACTCCGCGGCCAAAACATCAGAACTGACCACGACCTCAAACAACGCCCACTCAGCAAACAACTGGAATACGCTGACTCCTTGAAAGTAAGAATATCTCTCGTCTTGGGTCCTAGAGAGATCAAGGAAGGAAGCGTACGGATGAAGGACATGAAAACAGGCGAAGAGAAGACTGTCAAGCTATCATCAGCAATAGATGAGGTCCAAAATGCCCTACAATGA